CCTCATTAGATTATAACTAACAAATGTATCCTTTATATTTACTAGACACCTTGTTCCTCATTAgattataactaataaatgtaaccattatatttactagacaccttgttccttattagattataactaataaatgtaaccattatatttactagacaccttgttccttattagattataactaataaatgtaacctttatatttactagacaccttgttcctcattagattataactaataaatgtaacctttatatttactagacaccttgttcctcattagattataactaataaatgtaacctttatatttactagacaccttgttcctcatcagattataactaataaatgtaacctttatatttactagacaccttgttccttattagattataactaataaatgtaacctttatatttactagacaccttgttcctcattagattataactaataaatgtaacctttatttttactagacaccttgttccttattagattataactaataaatgtaagCGGGTTATATACAGCTGTGATCACCTGACTAATTGCTAAATATTCTGCCTTACTCAGTTGCTATAGAAATAGATTTACTTGATAAAGTGTCTCATGGGGTTAACCCATAAAGCTCAGATTGTAATTACAGTTTACTCAGTTACAAATATAAGGAGATAAAGAAAATGACAAAGTGTTTGGTTCTATGAACATCATAATCATTAGAGCTGAATGTTTctggattgtgtaaaaaaaaaactatttataattTCCCAGATAAAAAATGTTTAAGTGGTGAAATTACATTTAGTTTAATTGACAaactacagggagtacagaattattaggcaaatgagtattttgaccacaccatcctctttatgcatgttgtcttactccaagctgtataggctcgaaagcctactaccaattaagcatattaggtgatgtgcatctctgtaatgagaaggggtgtggtctaatgacatcaacaccctatatcaggtgtgcataattattaggcaacttcctttcctttggcaaaatgggtcaaaagaaggacttgacaggctcagaaaagtcaaaaatagtgagatatcttgcagagggatgcagcactcttaaaattgcaaagcttctgaagcgtgatcatcgaacaatcaagcgtttcattcaaaatagtcaacagggtcgcaagaagcgtgtggaaaaaccaaggtgcaaaataactgcccatgaactgagaaaagtcaagcgtgcagctgccaagatgccacttgccaccagtttggccatatttcagagctgcaacatcactggagtgcccaaaagcacaaggtgtgcaatactcagagacatggccaaggtaagaaaggctgaaagacgaccaccactgaacaagacacacaagctgaaacgtcaagactggtccaagaaatatctcaagactgatttttctaaggttttatggactgatgaaatgagagtgagtcttgatgggccagatggatgggcccgtggctggattggtaaagggcagagagctccagtctgactcagacaccagcaaagtggaggtggagtactggtttgtgctggtatcatcaaagatgagcttgtggggccttttcgggttgaggatggagtcaagctcaactcccagtcctactgccagtttctggaagacaccttcttcaagcagtggtacaggaagaagtctgcatccttcaagaaaaacatgattttcatgcaggacaatgctccatcacacgcgtccaagtactccacagcgtggctggcaagaaagggtataaaagaagaaaatctaatgacatggcctccttgttcacctgatctgaacccctttgagaacctgtggtccatcatcaaatgtgagatttacaaggagggaaaacagtacacctctctgaacagtgtcttggaggctgtggttgctgctgcatgcaatgttgatggtgaacagatcaaaacactgacagaatccatggatggcaggcttttgagtgtccttgcaaagaaaggtggctatattggtcactgatttgtttttgttttgtttttgaatgtcagaaatgtatatttgtgaatgttgagatgttatattggtttcactggtaaaaataaataattgaaatgggtatatatttgttttttgttaagttgcctaataattatgcacagtaatagtcacctgcacacacagatatccccctaaaatagctataactaaaaacaaactaaaaactacttccaaaactattcagctttgatattaatgagttttttgggttcattgagaacatggttgttgttcaataataaaattaatcctcaaaaatacaacttgcctaataattctgcactccctgtattattgtaAAGCAAGAAAACTCTGAGTCTATAAAGCGAATACTCAGTGAGCGCTGTGATTGGCTGCTACTCTCTGCATCCTTCTTACTGATTGGCTATTATGaccgtttatatttattttaaaagcccGCCTGTTTCACACCGTGTTATTCACAGTCTCTGCctataacatttttataacatttaataACTGATTTAATAATTTATACAAATGTACTCAGTGCTGCACGGACCGGTGAGATCTGTTTCACTGTTTGTTAGGGGGGAAGCTCCAAATGAAACTATTTCTACCTAAGATGTCTGATGAATTATACTGATTGCATCTAGTGGTAACTTTGTGCAGCTGATCTGACTAAAATAAGCAACAATGTTTTAGATTAGTCTCTCCTGAAATGTACTTATTAGATGTTGTTAATTACATAAATATTCCCCCAGTGGTAAAAGGCAGTGAAATACATTGTATACATTTCTCATGTGTGTAAAAGAGTAAAGTTTAATTTAAGCACTGGTTGTtattgcatttttataatataatttagtttgtacagagctattttcacattaattaaatatttacacagaTATTGTATTTATCGTGTTGGTGTAAAACTTAGTAATTCAGCTCATTTTGAAGGTGTTGggcggctctgaaaagagcctttgggttgtgCTAAGAGATCTGGGTGTTCGGTTCTCACTTGGCCTTGGCCGGTTTGCTGCTCTCGGTTTTCTTGGGCAGCAGCACAGCCTGGATGTTGGGCAGAACACCGCCCTGAGCGATGGTGACCCCACCCAGCAGCTTGTTCAGCTCCTCGTCGTTCCTCACAGCGAGCTGCAGGTGCCTGGGGATGATGCGGGTCTTCTTGTTATCCCTGGCAGCGTTACCGGCCAACTCCAGGATCTCAGCGGTGAGGTACTCGAGCACTGCAGCCAGATAGACGGGAGCACCGGCTCCCACCCGCTCAGCGTAGTTCCCCTTCCGGAGCAGCCTGTGCACACGGCCGACTGGGAACTGCAGACCAGCCCTAGATGAGCGAGTCTTGGCCTTAGCACGGACTTTACCGCCTTGTTTGCCTCTTCCTGACATGATTAGAAAGTTTTATTTGTAGCAGAGAAACAGTAACTAAATCCCCTCACTACTCTGTCATTTATACCCATGGAGTACAAAGAGCTCACTGTGATTGGTCAGTTTTAGAGGCAACCAATGAAGTTCAAAATTTATTATACACCACTCATAAACTACTTTAGATATCACATGACATTATCAGCTAATCAGAGATCAGCACACAGACCCGCCCCTATTGATCCCTGACAATAAATAAAGCTGTTGGCGGCGCTGTCAGTTATTAGTTCTCTGTGTTGTGAAGAGCTAATTTCTTAGCAATGCCTGAACCCGTTAAGCCAGCGCccaagaagggctccaagaaagcGGTGACGAAGACTCAGAAGAAGGACGGCAAGAAGCGGAAGAGAAGCAGGAAGGAAAGCTACGCCATCTACGTGTACAAGGTGCTGAAGCAAGTGCACCCGGACACCGGCATCTCCTCCAAGGCCATGGGCATCATGAACTCCTTTGTCAATGACATTTTTGAGTGCATCGCAGGGGAAGCCTCCCGCCTGGCTCACTACAACAAGCGCTCCACCATCACTTCCCGGGAGATCCAAACTGCTGTCCGCCTGCTGCTGCCAGGAGAGCTGGCTAAGCACGCCGTGTCTGAGGGCACCAAGGCCGTCACCAAGTACACCAGCGCCAAGTAAACCCCTGTACTGTCCTATACacccaaaggctcttttaagaGCCACCCATTTATTCACTAACAGAGCTAAAACTTATACTGTAAGCAAAAATCACTCTTCATGTATTAGATATAAAGGTGGTTATCATTTTCAAACGGTTGTAATTATtgtgtttatttgatttttttgGATAAGATCCATTTATGAATATAAGGCAATTTGTATTATAGTTAACTATAAATTAAAAACGGATGAAGGGGCTGTGTATGGCGCGTTATATAAAATAAGTCTGGCTAACGTATTTGGCTTCAAATAGGCTTTCATTGATTCCAAATTAAAgtggttttttttattctttctgtgtgtatatatatatactgtgtatatatatatatatatatatgtgtgttatcgtCAGCCTTCTCAAAATTTAAAAACTAGTAAATACCATATTTGTTAGTTTGTAGAAAAGACTAAATTATACTAACATTTCAGAagattttaaaaaaggaaaaaaaatccagATAcagttaattttttattgtttgaaaacaatgtatttttaaataatttaacaacATGTGAAATAGTACAATTTGCACATCAAGTGAGAGAATCACTTATACTTTTGACCCATCACGTCTCTGTATTCTGATTTGAAAAATCTTGATATAAAAGTGAACATAAAAATTTCCAATAGGTGGCGCTGCAGGATAAGAAATGGAATTACAgtacaaaaaacactttttaatttcATGGGATAATTTCCAATAACTAACTTTCAATGTTAGAAatagcaggtgttttttttttgttttttttatttcaacaaatTTAATGTTATGTAAGTTATCCATAgtaactaaaaataatatatatatatatatcacgagCCCCCGGACTTTTAACCCAAAACTTACAAAGGCTCCTGTTGCCAAACATCAAGtaacagagtttaaagggacagtacactgtaaaattgtttttccataaatgtattttaaatgacttgttataccaactgcagagtataaaatatttgagaaattgcattttcgggtttatttgtgtatatgaagtagctggttttgtgctttgaaaccacagcctattacaatgggttgagcttcaggtaatatcagatctcattatgttatcactttcatgtacacagacttgcttccttatcttatatatgtctgcaacaccaaagctcaatacatatagagaacaatggaaaattatcattttatttcttaactatcatgcccccactgagggtgtaatctcttctgctggctgtgtttacttaggattgtcaatagcatatacgccagtatcaaaactttcagtataggttgggaaaccacaagctaaatcagctatttcaaatcctgaaatatgagtaaaggagctacttgtaacaaatttaatacactctagcaggtgaaAAGGatcatttggaataatttaaaggggagaaagtttttgggtgaactgtccctttaacaatgatcaGAAGCTAAAACAAGCTCCAGTCCCAAACCACGTTCTCTTCCTTTCAATATAGTGACAATTGTCTCCTATTGAGATCATTTAAAAACTAAAAGATGCACTAAATACGCAATTAATACACAATAGGCAAATCTTTATAGCCAATTTACTTAATATTTGATAACTATAATAATTATGCAGCTTTTGTTTTATAGGTCTTGTATATTTATACAATTACTTAACTGTTTTGCTTTTATTCTAGCAGGGGACATTAACACAGCTAAAACTTGTGTATGAAATATAATGTACAGTAATGTTATGATTTCATCTCTAGTAGTTTTAGTGTCTAATTGTTTTTCTTGGATAAGATCTGATAGAGTTTACGTTTATGAATATAAATTTACTTATAGACTGCAAACAATACAGTTTAGGTATCTATACAATAAGAACAGATAAAGGGGCTAGAGGAGACCACAGCAAGAAGACAATGTGAGTTTCTGTGCATTGTGTTATGGGATGGCGCCTTCTATAACATAATTCTGGGTCACATTCAGTAATGAGTTTCCTATCTGCTGTCATTGATACCAAATAAACCGTTTATGATATTCTATGGGTGTTTATATTGTTGTTCTTTTAAATGGTCACATTACGGTTTTCCTTACAAATTTAAAAACTATAATAAGTAGCATATTTGTTTGGAGAAAAAACTAAAGTATATTGAAATTTATCGGGGTTTtagatgaaaaaaaaagaaaaccagatACAGTTGACTTATGATTATtagaaaacatttattatttttaaataatttagcatTGAAATAAAACAATTTGCACATAAAGTGAGAGAATCGCTTATACATCTGACCCATCACTTCTCTGCACTTTGATTAGAAAAATAGCGATGTAAAACCAAAAGTGTACAGGGAAAATATTTGAACATAACAAtatccagtaggtggcgctgcaggaTAAGAAATGGAATTACAGTACAAAGAAAAATATTTCTAGTTTCCTGGAATAATTTCTAATAACTAACTTTCAATGTTAGAATTGACAGAgatttttatttaacaaatgtaATTGTATGTAACCATGTAAGTTATAAACTACTGATCCATAGTAACCTTTTTTcctgtttaaatataaataatgcatGGATACAAATAGAAATGTCAGTATTTATAAGgacacattttaatataaaaaaaaaaataaggtttgtTAATAAGACTTGTTAGTAGAGAGAACCTACAAAGTAAAGTGAAATAAATGATGAAGAAAATAACGAGCCCGGACTTTCCCCCAAAAACTTACAAAGGCTCCTGTTGCCAACCACAAAATAACAGGGTTTAATCAATGAATATGAACTTAACAAGCTCCAGACCCAAATCTTGTTCTCTTCCTTTCCATATAGTGACAGCTGTTTCCTTTTGATATTTATTAAACACTAAACTATGCACTAAATAATTTTGAAACAAACATTGATACATTGTACTTTTGTGGTATTATTTAACTTTTCTTTATTAAGAACACATTTATGCTTTGTTCTGTAATCTATGTGCTCATCTTTAAAATGGGAATTTAACTTTTATGACCTTCTGTAAATATTGTAATGTTCTTATAAATAAGGCTGCACATTCATTTTATTTCTGTCTGTTCCTTACTTCATCAGTAACAATTTCCCTCACATTCTGCCATTCAGCAGATATTACTTAGACACTGTGTATTGTAATGTAAATTATAGCTGGTTAGCTCTGGGAAGGGAAGTGCTGAAATAGGCTTTACATTATTTActtgatatttatttttctttagggACAGAGAATTGCTTTGCttgaaaataacaataataaaaattttaGCTTGTTTATCAGAAGCTGAGCTGTGTCGCATTTCTTTGTCTTCATTTTAAGCTCACTTTATTTCCCtaacatcatcatcattattattcatGAATTACTCAATATTTAATTCTATTGTGAAGATGAATTCTAAAGAGAAGGTTAAAACTATTTGAAAGAATCTCTGGAGCCCGCGCTTTTTCCATCACACAATGGCGTCTGTTATTACAGAGGCTGCCTGGAGTCTTATACGATATTTATACATAAGGATTCATACATTTGAGTCGCCAATTGCTTTCATTTTTGTTTTCACAAGAAATTTCAATTGATTTTACTGTGATTTAATTATCGAcacatttatttttcaataatgATTATAAATGTGATAATACATTGGATAGAACAATGGGAGCccggccttttttattttttaagaaatagaaaaaacaacaacccacTAACGGTTATTGTAGCCAATCAAAGGAGGATACACTAAGTCAGCCAATCATTTTGAAGTGTTACAAACTCCGCCCACTAGTTCCCATTCAGGTTCTCAGAAACACAATATAATGAGCATTGCCTCCTTGCTGAGGTTATTCATCTACTTCTAGAAGAAACGtgaaccagtggcggctggtgaatttttaggatgggggtgcacaagaccctgcccctattagaaagccacgcccatTTAAAAACACA
This genomic stretch from Bombina bombina isolate aBomBom1 chromosome 4, aBomBom1.pri, whole genome shotgun sequence harbors:
- the LOC128657135 gene encoding histone H2A type 1 — encoded protein: MSGRGKQGGKVRAKAKTRSSRAGLQFPVGRVHRLLRKGNYAERVGAGAPVYLAAVLEYLTAEILELAGNAARDNKKTRIIPRHLQLAVRNDEELNKLLGGVTIAQGGVLPNIQAVLLPKKTESSKPAKAK
- the LOC128655627 gene encoding histone H2B type 1-J-like, whose product is MPEPVKPAPKKGSKKAVTKTQKKDGKKRKRSRKESYAIYVYKVLKQVHPDTGISSKAMGIMNSFVNDIFECIAGEASRLAHYNKRSTITSREIQTAVRLLLPGELAKHAVSEGTKAVTKYTSAK